A DNA window from Rhineura floridana isolate rRhiFlo1 chromosome 11, rRhiFlo1.hap2, whole genome shotgun sequence contains the following coding sequences:
- the LOC133367968 gene encoding olfactory receptor 1L6-like, producing the protein MELENYTRVQEFVLLGFPTAMEFQILLFVIFLVIYILTLLENIVIITLIRTNIHLQKPMYFFLSHLSFLETWYISVTVPKLLVNFLAKNKSISFEGCMAQLYFFISLVCAECVLLAVMAYDRYVAICNPLRYTIIMNARLCLQLAVGSWLIGFLISMLKVFFISRLNLCGPNIINHFFCDISPLLNLSCTDQTVAEMVDFVFALIILIIPLSVTIGSYVCIIGTILRIPTAQGKRKAFSTCASHLTVVVIFYSATLFMYARPRRIHSFNLNKLVSVIYTIVTPMLNPCIYCLRNQDVKEALKKLLRRSGPNIILLLNQIHLKLSYNASESMDYKNKSEVREFILLGFPTTMELQVLLFVVFLIAYILTLLENTIIIIVIKINPLLNKPMYFFLSNLSFLETWYICVIIPKLLVNFLVEKKTISFEGCMTQLYFFSSLLCTECVLLAVMAYDRYVAICNPLRYPTVMTQHLCMQLAVGSWLIGFSASMLKVVFISRLPFCGPNIINHFFCDISPLLNMACEDMTVAEIVDFVVALIVLSVPLSVTIISYLFIIGTILRIPTVRGRKKAFSTCASHLTVVTIYFSTTLFMYARPKRIQPYNLNKLVSVIYTIVTPMLNPFIYCLRNQEVKGALKKALCSRSALPKISVPLTNAEWVR; encoded by the exons ATGGAACTGGAAAACTACACCAGAGTCCAGGAGTTTGTTCTCCTCGGTTTCCCCACTGCCATGGAATTTCAGATACTGCTCTTTGTAATATTCCTTGTCATCTACATTCTGACCCTCCTGGAGAACATTGTAATCATCACTCTGATCAGGACAAACATCCATCTCCAAAAGCCTATGTACTTTTTCCTTAGTCATCTCTCTTTCCTGGAGACCTGGTACATTTCCGTGACTGTTCCCAAACTCCTGGTTAACTTCCTAGCAAAGAACAAAAGCATTTCCTTTGAAGGCTGCATGGCCCAGCTCTACTTCTTCATATCTCTAGTCTGTGCTGAGTGTGTCCTCTTGGCTGTCATGGCTTATGATCGCTACGTCGCCATCTGCAACCCGCTGCGCTACACCATCATTATGAATGCCCGGCTCTGCCTGCAGCTAGCTGTGGGATCATGGCTTATTGGTTTCCTAATCTCGATGCTGAAGGTCTTTTTCATTTCCCGCTTGAATTTATGTGGACCTAATATCATCAACCATTTCTTCTGTGACATCTCACCTTTGCTCAACCTGTCCTGCACAGACCAAACTGTGGCTGAGATGGTAGATTTTGTATTTGCCCTCATTATCCTCATAATCCCCCTGTCTGTCACTATTGGCTCCTATGTGTGCATTATAGGGACCATTTTGCGTATCCCCACAGCCCAGGGAAAAAGAAAAGCCTTTTCCACCTGTGCCTCACACCTCACTGTAGTTGTTATTTTCTACTCAGCAACACTGTTCATGTATGCCCGGCCAAGGAGAATCCATTCTTTTAATCTCAATAAACTTGTGTCCGTTATATACACTATTGTCACTCCCATGCTGAATCCATGCATTTACTGCCTAAGGAATCAAGATGTCAAGGAAGCCTTGAAAAAGCTTTT gaggaggtcaggt CCCAACATAATTTTGTTGCTTAATCAGATTCACCTCAAGCTGAGCTACAATGCTTCAGA ATCTATGGACTATAAGAATAAGAGTGAGGTCCGGGAATTCATCTTACTTGGCTTTCCAACCACCATGGAACTACAAGTCCTTCTATTTGTGGTGTTCCTTATAGCCTACATCCTGACACTGCTGGAGAACACAATTATCATTATTGTGATAAAAATCAACCCTCTGCTTAACAAACCCATGTATTTCTTCCTCAGCAACCTCTCCTTCCTGGAGACATGGTACATCTGTGTTATCATCCCAAAGCTGTTGGTCAACTTCCTGGTGGAAAAGAAGACCATCTCATTTGAAGGGTGCATGACACAGCTCTACTTTTTCAGCTCCCTCCTATGTACAGAATGTGTTCTTCTGGCTGTAATGGCATATGATAGATATGTGGCCATCTGTAACCCACTGCGCTATCCTACTGTTATGACCCAGCACCTCTGTATGCAGCTAGCAGTAGGCTCATGGCTAATTGGCTTCTCGGCCTCAATGCTGAAGGTTGTCTTTATATCTCGCCTACCTTTCTGTGGCCCTAACATCATCAACCACTTCTTCTGTGACATTTCACCCTTGCTAAACATGGCTTGTGAGGATATGACAGTGGCTGAAATAGTGGACTTTGTAGTGGCCTTGATAGTTCTGTCTGTCCCACTCTCAGTTACTATAATTTCCTATTTGTTTATCATAGGCACCATTTTGCGTATTCCCACTGTCCGGGGCCGGAAGAAGGCCTTCTCTACTTGTGCCTCTCACCTCACTGTGGTCACCATCTATTTCTCAACCACTCTCTTCATGTATGCACGACCAAAGAGGATCCAGCCTTACAATCTCAACAAATTGGTTTCTGTTATATACACCATTGTCACTCCAATGCTGAACCCTTTCATCTACTGTCTGAGAAATCAAGAAGTCAAGGGAGCTTTAAAGAAAGCTTTATGTAGCAGAAGTGCCCTCCCCAAAATCTCAGTGCCACTCACTAATGCTGAATGGGTCAgatag